The Kutzneria kofuensis genome has a window encoding:
- a CDS encoding exo-rhamnogalacturonan lyase family protein gives MPFPRRIFLAGTGVAAAATALGAPAAATPTTPTADLHWLDGPPPAPAGSTWGVPWPRGQVAKGATFALASADGAPVPVQSWPLAYWPDGSLKWTGHAIGAETPVAGAFRLSTGAPAAPQHPVAVSKSGDEIRLGNGIVDVRLAAHGPTPIRSVARNGTVVGRDGQLTLLLQGQQDEADVVRRTEWAGYVTSATVEQAGPVRAVVKLTGRYRLQGEVRSVLPWTLRIYLGAGDEAIRLVHHFVWDADVDHDLIRGLGLRIAVPMTEEPHNRHVRFGTAAGGIWGEPVRVLTGLRRDPGSAVRAAQVAGTATPPVDQWSQQVRDGYQQLAMWNDFTLFQETANHFSVWKRTSAKASWLKHAGHGDRASGFGYVGSTSGGIGFGMSDFWQRFPRAVDIRGAAGDTATVTLWSWAPQAGAMDLRPYDTTAHGLDLSYEDVQPGFATPEGVARSTEMWLWALDSTPSRTRVAQLPAEVSAQIVAPPARYHEAGVFGRWSLPDRRTATLAAYEDGVDREVAFYAGQVDQREFYGFWHYGDVMHTYDADRHCWRYDVGGYAWDNAELGTDAALWYVFLRTGRPEVFRLARAMTQHVSEVDTHHSGRFAGLGSRHAVSHWGDGAKEARVGESFTKRFAYYLTADELLGDLIRSSLRADATLRSIDPLREVLPPQNQAPARVRIGPDWYALVSNWLTEWERTGDTRWRDRIVVGMRDIATFPAGLFTGEAGGAVGFDPATGHLTNFGRGDFDGGYNLSMAFCGEQILWEALDLVDVPEFRRTLLDFARYVQAPSAEKIARYGRDFNPGVFKTIYSRVTAWAGEQLADPAIRTRGWQQFTSDPSGQPWPAAVRVSGTAVPVPVDEIPTRGTSNPAGDFATFATNDFAQRTLAYISLLAIAPQEAP, from the coding sequence GGCAGTCTCAAGTGGACCGGACACGCGATCGGCGCCGAAACGCCGGTGGCTGGGGCGTTCCGCCTCAGCACCGGCGCCCCGGCCGCTCCCCAACATCCCGTTGCCGTGTCGAAATCGGGCGACGAGATCAGGCTCGGCAACGGGATCGTCGACGTCCGGCTGGCCGCGCACGGCCCCACGCCCATCCGCTCCGTCGCCCGTAACGGCACGGTCGTCGGTCGTGACGGGCAACTCACGCTGTTGTTGCAGGGACAGCAGGACGAGGCGGACGTGGTCCGGCGCACCGAGTGGGCCGGGTATGTCACGTCGGCGACCGTCGAGCAGGCCGGCCCGGTACGGGCGGTCGTGAAGTTGACCGGACGCTATCGCCTTCAGGGCGAAGTGCGCTCGGTCCTGCCGTGGACGCTGCGCATCTACCTCGGGGCCGGCGACGAGGCGATCCGCCTGGTGCACCACTTCGTCTGGGACGCCGACGTCGACCACGACCTCATCCGGGGGCTCGGGCTGCGGATCGCGGTGCCGATGACCGAGGAGCCGCACAACCGGCACGTCCGCTTCGGCACGGCGGCCGGCGGCATCTGGGGCGAGCCGGTGCGGGTGCTGACCGGGCTCCGCCGCGACCCCGGGTCGGCCGTGCGCGCCGCCCAGGTCGCCGGCACCGCCACCCCGCCCGTCGACCAGTGGTCGCAGCAGGTGCGCGACGGATACCAGCAATTGGCCATGTGGAACGACTTCACCCTGTTCCAGGAGACCGCCAACCACTTCTCGGTGTGGAAGCGGACCTCGGCCAAGGCGAGTTGGCTCAAGCACGCCGGGCACGGCGACCGCGCCTCGGGGTTCGGTTACGTCGGCAGCACCAGCGGCGGCATCGGCTTCGGCATGAGCGACTTCTGGCAACGCTTCCCCCGCGCGGTGGACATCCGCGGCGCGGCCGGCGACACCGCCACCGTCACGCTGTGGTCGTGGGCGCCGCAGGCCGGCGCGATGGACCTGCGCCCCTACGACACCACGGCCCACGGCCTGGACCTCTCCTACGAGGACGTACAGCCGGGATTCGCCACCCCGGAGGGCGTGGCCCGCTCCACCGAGATGTGGCTGTGGGCCCTCGACAGCACGCCGTCACGTACCCGGGTGGCGCAGCTTCCCGCCGAGGTCAGCGCGCAGATCGTGGCGCCGCCGGCCCGGTACCACGAGGCCGGCGTCTTCGGCCGCTGGAGCCTGCCCGACCGCCGCACCGCGACCCTGGCGGCCTACGAGGACGGCGTCGACCGGGAGGTCGCCTTCTACGCCGGCCAGGTCGACCAGCGCGAGTTCTACGGGTTCTGGCACTACGGCGACGTCATGCACACCTACGACGCCGACCGGCACTGCTGGCGCTACGACGTGGGCGGATACGCCTGGGACAACGCCGAACTCGGCACCGACGCCGCGCTGTGGTACGTGTTCCTGCGTACCGGACGGCCCGAGGTGTTCCGGCTGGCGCGGGCGATGACCCAGCACGTCAGCGAGGTCGACACCCACCACAGTGGACGGTTCGCCGGCCTCGGCTCGCGGCACGCCGTCTCGCACTGGGGCGACGGCGCCAAGGAGGCCAGGGTCGGCGAGTCGTTCACGAAGCGGTTCGCCTACTACCTCACCGCCGACGAGCTGCTCGGCGACCTGATCAGGAGCTCGCTGCGGGCCGACGCCACGCTCCGTTCGATCGATCCGCTGCGCGAGGTCCTGCCGCCGCAGAACCAGGCGCCGGCCCGCGTGCGCATCGGACCCGACTGGTACGCGTTGGTGAGCAACTGGCTGACCGAGTGGGAGCGCACCGGCGACACCCGGTGGCGGGACCGGATCGTCGTGGGCATGCGTGACATCGCCACCTTCCCCGCCGGGTTGTTCACCGGCGAGGCCGGCGGGGCCGTCGGCTTCGACCCCGCCACCGGGCACCTGACCAACTTCGGGCGCGGCGACTTCGACGGCGGCTACAACCTCTCGATGGCGTTCTGCGGCGAGCAGATCCTGTGGGAGGCGCTGGACCTCGTCGACGTGCCCGAGTTCCGCCGCACCCTGCTGGACTTCGCCCGCTACGTGCAGGCACCGTCGGCGGAGAAGATCGCCCGCTACGGCCGGGACTTCAACCCCGGAGTGTTCAAGACGATCTACTCCCGGGTGACGGCGTGGGCCGGCGAGCAACTGGCCGACCCGGCGATCCGGACCCGGGGCTGGCAGCAGTTCACCTCCGACCCGAGCGGCCAGCCGTGGCCGGCGGCGGTCCGGGTGTCCGGCACGGCCGTGCCCGTGCCCGTCGACGAGATCCCGACCCGGGGCACCTCGAACCCGGCCGGCGACTTCGCCACGTTCGCCACCAACGACTTCGCCCAGCGCACCCTCGCCTACATCTCCCTGCTCGCCATCGCCCCGCAGGAGGCCCCGTGA
- a CDS encoding rhamnogalacturonan acetylesterase has protein sequence MITPLVSAVALLSLLTTSPAATSYSFNVPPGDYDVTVTLGSTTAAAQTGVQVEARRTMLAPVSTRAGELRQEVLSVNVRSPESMPTGEEGTGTPGLQVRLTGSHPAATKVTVAPAHHPHLFVISDSTASDWLNGPKRGWAQELPQLLRPGIVVDNYADSGESTVSWLSNPKLFATVQPLIKSGDEVLIQLAHNDKTTTEATFRANLRKLVDGVKQRGGMPVLVTPPVRHMFDSHGKLTPTGLIVNNLGVDLPAVIRSLAGELHVPLIDLTARSQALLEQLGENASWPLYLTVAHDGVQDASHFSEYGGTVMASLVTRGMVDAHLPAAAFLRQQTAVN, from the coding sequence GTGATCACCCCGCTCGTCAGCGCCGTCGCCCTGCTGTCCCTGCTCACCACCTCCCCCGCCGCCACCTCGTATTCCTTCAACGTCCCGCCCGGCGACTACGACGTCACGGTCACCCTGGGCAGCACCACCGCCGCCGCGCAGACCGGCGTCCAGGTGGAAGCGCGGCGCACGATGCTCGCGCCGGTCAGCACCCGCGCCGGCGAGCTGCGCCAGGAGGTGCTGTCGGTCAACGTGCGCAGCCCGGAAAGCATGCCCACCGGCGAGGAGGGAACGGGCACCCCCGGCCTGCAGGTCCGCCTCACCGGTAGCCACCCGGCCGCGACCAAGGTGACCGTGGCACCGGCGCATCACCCCCACCTGTTCGTGATCAGCGACTCGACCGCCTCGGACTGGCTGAACGGTCCCAAGCGGGGCTGGGCCCAGGAACTGCCCCAGCTGCTGCGGCCCGGCATCGTGGTGGACAACTACGCCGACTCCGGCGAGAGCACCGTCAGCTGGCTGAGCAACCCCAAGCTGTTCGCCACCGTGCAACCACTGATCAAGTCCGGCGACGAGGTCCTGATCCAGCTGGCCCACAACGACAAGACGACCACCGAGGCCACGTTCCGGGCCAACCTGCGCAAGCTGGTCGACGGCGTGAAGCAGCGCGGCGGCATGCCGGTCCTGGTCACCCCGCCCGTGCGGCACATGTTCGACTCCCACGGCAAGCTCACGCCGACCGGCCTGATCGTCAACAACCTCGGCGTCGACCTGCCCGCGGTGATCCGGTCCCTGGCCGGTGAGCTGCACGTGCCGCTGATCGACCTCACCGCGCGCAGCCAGGCCCTGCTGGAACAGCTGGGCGAGAACGCGTCCTGGCCGCTGTACCTGACCGTCGCCCACGACGGCGTCCAGGACGCGTCCCACTTCTCCGAGTACGGCGGCACGGTCATGGCCAGTCTGGTCACGCGCGGCATGGTCGACGCCCACCTGCCCGCCGCCGCTTTTCTGCGCCAGCAAACCGCCGTGAACTAG
- a CDS encoding SGNH/GDSL hydrolase family protein, producing the protein MITVVQPAAAATGDGSPGDANIKYFGRWDTRSSSAYVPGWAGAYAVVGFTGTTVKLRQRNSVDLYASVDGGAFVSYKGVSGTVNLTPTRLPAGTHTLRVAYRQVAGSYHGDGVFQGVVLDAGAHTVAPTVPSRIIEFIGDSITAGYRSSKEALTAYGWVTAEKLGAAHTQIARPSVCLYPTADGCVGMRDRYLKTGLDTSTPDWDFSRYRASDVVINLGTNDRGHNVSSSQFQSAYITLLERIRAKYPDATIYAMETFKKWYVAETKAAVAARNKAGDSKVRFVDTEGWINPTTDTADGTHPTDGGHQKIAARLASILR; encoded by the coding sequence ATGATCACGGTGGTGCAGCCGGCCGCGGCCGCCACGGGTGACGGCTCGCCCGGCGACGCCAACATCAAGTATTTCGGGCGGTGGGACACCCGCTCGTCGAGTGCGTACGTGCCCGGGTGGGCCGGTGCCTACGCGGTGGTCGGCTTCACCGGCACCACGGTGAAACTCCGCCAGCGCAACAGCGTCGACCTGTACGCCAGCGTCGACGGCGGCGCCTTCGTGTCGTACAAGGGCGTCAGCGGCACGGTGAACCTGACACCGACCCGGCTGCCGGCCGGCACGCACACGCTGCGGGTGGCCTACCGCCAGGTCGCCGGTTCCTACCATGGTGACGGGGTTTTCCAGGGCGTTGTCCTGGACGCCGGCGCGCACACCGTGGCACCGACCGTGCCGTCCCGGATCATCGAGTTCATCGGCGACTCGATCACGGCCGGCTACCGGTCGTCCAAGGAGGCGCTGACCGCGTACGGCTGGGTGACCGCGGAGAAGTTGGGCGCCGCGCACACCCAGATCGCCCGTCCCAGCGTGTGCCTCTACCCGACCGCCGACGGGTGCGTCGGCATGCGGGACCGGTACCTCAAGACCGGCTTGGACACCAGCACGCCGGACTGGGACTTCTCCCGCTACCGGGCCAGCGATGTCGTGATCAACCTCGGCACCAACGACCGGGGGCACAACGTCTCCAGCTCCCAGTTCCAGAGCGCGTACATCACGCTGCTGGAACGGATCCGCGCGAAGTACCCGGACGCCACCATCTACGCGATGGAGACGTTCAAGAAGTGGTACGTCGCCGAGACGAAGGCCGCGGTCGCCGCCCGGAACAAGGCCGGTGACAGCAAGGTCCGGTTCGTCGACACCGAAGGCTGGATCAACCCGACCACCGACACCGCCGACGGCACTCATCCCACCGACGGCGGCCACCAGAAGATCGCCGCCCGACTCGCCTCGATCCTCCGGTGA
- a CDS encoding LacI family DNA-binding transcriptional regulator → MNIGEIARRANVSRSTVSYALSGKRPVSEATRRKIQQVVDELGYQPNASARALANGRTGTLGLVFPPAVGHHYTAMQLDFMGSLADAAAAHEHDVLLSTAGLDSVTSLRRLLAERRVDGVILMEVRLADERIEYLLEADFPFVTIGRTDAADRTSWVAVDHRALVTACVDHLADLGHRRIALVNRPERLLRVGYESAQRGLDGFRRAMAARGLTGRHYPCDDDAASGHACVERILADDPATTALVTLNEAALGGLYRGLAGAGRTVPRDFSVAGVALPHWAQMVTPQLTAADVPAAELGRLAVDLLVARLADPAGPSGHHLLTPPVSLRGSTGPAPLPLSS, encoded by the coding sequence TTGAACATCGGAGAGATCGCCCGCCGGGCCAACGTGTCGCGGAGCACGGTGTCCTACGCGCTGAGCGGCAAGCGACCGGTGTCCGAGGCCACCCGCCGGAAGATCCAACAGGTGGTCGACGAGTTGGGCTATCAACCCAACGCCAGCGCCCGGGCGCTGGCCAACGGCCGCACCGGCACGCTCGGCCTGGTGTTCCCGCCGGCGGTGGGCCACCACTACACGGCGATGCAGCTCGACTTCATGGGCAGCCTGGCCGACGCGGCCGCGGCGCACGAGCACGACGTGCTGCTGTCGACCGCCGGGCTGGACAGCGTGACGTCGCTGCGGCGGTTGCTGGCCGAACGCCGTGTCGACGGGGTGATCCTGATGGAGGTCCGACTGGCCGACGAGCGCATCGAGTACCTGCTCGAGGCCGACTTCCCGTTCGTCACCATCGGCCGCACCGACGCGGCGGACCGCACCAGCTGGGTCGCGGTGGACCACCGGGCGCTGGTCACCGCGTGCGTCGATCACCTGGCCGACCTGGGGCACCGCCGGATCGCCCTGGTCAACCGGCCGGAACGGTTGCTACGGGTCGGATACGAGTCGGCCCAGCGCGGGCTCGACGGTTTCCGCCGGGCCATGGCGGCCCGTGGCCTCACCGGCCGGCACTACCCCTGCGACGACGACGCCGCGTCCGGCCACGCCTGTGTCGAACGGATCCTCGCCGACGATCCGGCCACCACCGCACTGGTCACGCTGAACGAGGCGGCGCTGGGTGGCCTGTACCGAGGGCTGGCGGGTGCCGGCCGCACGGTGCCGCGCGACTTCTCCGTCGCCGGCGTGGCGCTGCCGCACTGGGCCCAGATGGTGACGCCGCAGCTCACGGCGGCCGACGTGCCCGCGGCGGAGCTGGGTCGGCTGGCGGTCGACCTGCTCGTGGCGCGACTCGCCGATCCGGCCGGTCCATCCGGGCATCACCTGCTCACGCCTCCCGTCTCACTGCGGGGCAGCACCGGCCCGGCGCCGCTTCCACTGTCCTCCTGA
- a CDS encoding sugar ABC transporter substrate-binding protein produces MKTSRRLTLVAVAAITAAGLAACGSTSEGSSGTDYVVWDPYPQFTADAAWVKLLQSCGSKAGVTVKRTAFDTTDLTNKVLLAAQQGNAPDVLVVDNPVVSTLADAGVLTTTGDTGIDTSGADPNLLAAGQLDGKAYGTPIGANTLALFYNKEILQAAGVDPASVKDWSSLTAALAKVAGTGKKGITFSAIGTEEGSFQFLPWFWGSGARLDKLDSAEGIAALTLWSDWLKAGYAPNSVINNTQTTSWQDFAAGNVAFAENGTWQLANAKKLGFAYGTITVPARNGGAAPVPTGGEFVTVPTQKDASRYATDQKIVSCLTSADNIYATDTTLSYVAPSAAVQQKQAAADPALQVWVDAVHAAKGRTSDNLGTKYPKISEQMWTAVQAALSGSKSPAAAMQAAQAAVPR; encoded by the coding sequence ATGAAGACCTCCAGACGCCTCACCCTGGTCGCCGTCGCCGCGATCACCGCCGCCGGGCTCGCCGCCTGTGGCTCGACGAGCGAGGGCAGTTCCGGCACCGACTACGTGGTCTGGGACCCGTATCCGCAGTTCACCGCCGACGCGGCGTGGGTGAAACTCCTCCAGTCGTGTGGGAGCAAGGCGGGCGTCACGGTCAAGCGGACGGCGTTCGACACCACGGACCTGACCAACAAGGTGCTGCTCGCCGCCCAGCAGGGCAACGCGCCCGACGTGCTGGTGGTGGACAACCCCGTGGTGTCCACATTGGCCGATGCGGGCGTGCTCACCACGACCGGCGACACCGGGATCGACACCTCCGGCGCGGACCCGAACCTGCTCGCCGCCGGGCAGCTGGACGGCAAGGCCTACGGCACGCCGATCGGGGCGAACACGCTGGCCCTGTTCTACAACAAGGAGATCCTGCAGGCCGCGGGCGTGGACCCGGCCTCGGTCAAGGACTGGTCGTCGCTGACGGCGGCGCTGGCGAAGGTCGCGGGCACCGGCAAGAAGGGCATCACGTTCTCCGCGATCGGCACCGAGGAGGGCAGTTTCCAGTTCCTGCCGTGGTTCTGGGGATCCGGCGCGCGGCTGGACAAGCTGGACTCCGCCGAGGGGATCGCGGCGCTGACGCTGTGGAGCGACTGGCTCAAGGCCGGCTACGCCCCCAACTCCGTGATCAACAACACCCAGACGACGAGTTGGCAGGACTTCGCCGCCGGCAACGTCGCCTTCGCCGAGAACGGCACCTGGCAGCTGGCGAACGCCAAGAAGCTGGGCTTCGCCTACGGGACGATCACCGTGCCGGCCCGCAACGGCGGCGCGGCGCCGGTGCCGACCGGCGGTGAGTTCGTCACGGTCCCGACGCAGAAGGACGCCTCCCGGTACGCCACGGACCAGAAGATCGTCTCCTGCCTCACCAGCGCGGATAACATCTACGCCACGGACACCACGCTGTCCTACGTCGCGCCGAGCGCCGCCGTGCAGCAGAAGCAGGCCGCCGCCGATCCGGCACTGCAGGTGTGGGTCGACGCCGTGCACGCCGCGAAGGGCCGCACCAGCGACAACCTGGGCACGAAGTACCCGAAGATCTCCGAGCAGATGTGGACCGCCGTGCAGGCCGCGCTGTCCGGGTCGAAGTCGCCGGCCGCGGCGATGCAGGCGGCGCAGGCCGCCGTGCCGCGGTGA
- a CDS encoding carbohydrate ABC transporter permease yields MTTDVLRETGTAATAPAPATRRRRNLDRWAAWGFLLPVTAYLVMFYAYPLYRNVDLSLRDYTVRSFVRGDAPFTGLANYGVVLRDPAFLPALAHTAVFTGVSIAFQYSIGLALAVFFRQHFRLSATLRALFLVPWLLPLIVSASTWSWLLNSDSGIVNAALGAVGLGPVNWLTSPQWSLVSVTVANIWIGIPFNLVILYSGLQTIPASLYEAAALDGASAWQRFWRVTFPLLRPVSAITLLLGLIYTLKVFDIIWIMTRGGPTDSSTTFATWSYRLGFGTLVPSFGPAAAVGNLLVITALVFGLVYIRFQRKLVAS; encoded by the coding sequence ATGACCACCGATGTGCTGCGCGAGACCGGCACCGCCGCGACGGCCCCGGCGCCGGCCACCCGGCGCCGGCGGAACCTCGACCGGTGGGCCGCCTGGGGATTCCTCCTCCCGGTCACCGCCTACCTGGTCATGTTCTACGCCTATCCGTTGTACCGCAACGTCGACCTCAGCCTGCGCGACTACACGGTCCGCTCGTTCGTCCGGGGCGACGCCCCGTTCACCGGCCTGGCGAACTACGGGGTCGTGCTGCGTGACCCGGCATTCCTGCCCGCGCTGGCGCACACGGCGGTGTTCACCGGCGTGTCGATCGCCTTCCAGTACTCGATCGGCCTGGCGCTGGCGGTGTTCTTCCGCCAGCACTTCCGGCTCTCGGCCACGCTGCGGGCCCTGTTCCTGGTGCCGTGGCTGCTGCCGCTGATCGTGTCCGCGTCCACGTGGTCGTGGCTGCTCAACAGCGACTCCGGCATCGTCAACGCGGCGCTGGGCGCCGTCGGCCTGGGCCCGGTCAACTGGCTGACCTCGCCGCAGTGGTCGCTGGTGTCGGTGACCGTGGCCAACATCTGGATCGGCATCCCGTTCAACCTCGTGATCCTCTACAGCGGGCTGCAGACGATCCCGGCGAGCCTGTACGAGGCGGCGGCGCTGGACGGGGCGAGCGCGTGGCAGCGGTTCTGGCGGGTCACCTTTCCCCTGCTGCGGCCGGTGTCCGCGATCACGCTGCTGCTCGGGCTGATCTACACGCTCAAGGTGTTCGACATCATCTGGATCATGACCCGGGGCGGCCCGACCGACTCGTCCACCACCTTCGCCACCTGGTCCTACCGGCTGGGCTTCGGCACGCTGGTGCCGTCCTTCGGCCCGGCCGCCGCCGTGGGGAACCTGCTGGTCATCACCGCGCTGGTGTTCGGCCTCGTCTACATCCGGTTCCAGCGGAAGCTGGTGGCGTCGTGA
- a CDS encoding carbohydrate ABC transporter permease yields MLFPVYWMVNVSFTPEQDMRKSPPSLFPVHGTLAGYRAALAEQLPYLGTSVVVALGTVVLTVALSAPAGYALAKLRPRGAGVLNFLLLAAQMIPGIIMAMGFYAVYLDLGLLRSVPGLIVADSTLAVPFGVFIFTALMSTIPDELLQAAKTDGASRLRTFWSIVLPMSRNAIVTVSVFAFLWAWSDFIFASTLDNGGSHEPITLGIYHYIGNNNQQWNAIMATAVFASIPAAVILVLAQRYVAAGVTAGAVKD; encoded by the coding sequence ATGCTGTTCCCGGTGTACTGGATGGTCAACGTGTCCTTCACCCCGGAGCAGGACATGCGGAAGTCGCCGCCCAGCCTGTTCCCGGTGCACGGCACGCTGGCCGGCTATCGTGCCGCGCTGGCCGAGCAGTTGCCGTACCTGGGCACCAGCGTGGTGGTCGCGCTCGGCACGGTCGTGCTGACTGTGGCCCTGTCCGCGCCCGCCGGGTACGCGCTGGCCAAGCTGCGTCCGCGCGGCGCCGGCGTGCTCAACTTCCTCCTGCTGGCCGCGCAGATGATTCCCGGAATCATCATGGCGATGGGCTTCTACGCCGTCTACCTCGACCTCGGGCTGCTGCGGTCGGTGCCCGGCCTGATCGTCGCCGACTCGACGCTGGCCGTGCCGTTCGGGGTGTTCATCTTCACCGCGCTGATGTCGACCATTCCCGACGAGCTGCTGCAGGCGGCGAAGACCGACGGTGCGAGCCGGCTGCGCACCTTCTGGTCGATCGTGCTCCCGATGAGCCGCAACGCAATCGTCACCGTCTCGGTGTTCGCCTTCCTGTGGGCGTGGTCGGACTTCATCTTCGCCAGCACGCTGGACAACGGCGGCTCACACGAGCCGATCACCCTCGGCATCTACCACTACATCGGCAACAACAACCAACAGTGGAACGCGATCATGGCGACCGCCGTGTTCGCGTCGATCCCGGCCGCGGTCATTCTCGTGCTGGCGCAGCGCTATGTGGCCGCGGGCGTCACCGCGGGCGCCGTCAAGGACTGA
- a CDS encoding amylo-alpha-1,6-glucosidase, translating to MSAVTEFSVHDIPFSHHGSWFGISPVLGQHSRADDLHLVSHRTGMHGVLRLVPVDPSTGQRIDATIRATPAVLSWEHAGGRVDLAYDTPDAVRLRGTGPGLRIEAAARELTPFTGAYFCPDASGGGYTFTAYETGRRYRITVLAGQVAEVFGAQALGAAERGLTVTGDPWEIAIEELSGVGAPYRAARDFEQVVRASADAFAGFVDAVAPWRRDDTPAAELACYVLWSATVAPEGFLGRPGVLMSKHWMDKVWSWDHCFNALALAPGAPELAWDQFSVMFDHQDPTGVLPDSVTHSEVLYNFVKPPIHGWALGALRRLLVGRLGRDELIEAYHRVARWTDFWLTCRRAPGDALPHYQHGNDSGWDNATTFDPERVVVTADLAAFLVLQLRELADLAAELGLADDSARWDGLATTTRNALLDELWTGDRFYTRGVHTGQKWSTDSLLDLMPIVLGEHLPGSVGTVLAERIAAHLTPHGLASELPASSHYRSDGYWRGPIWAPATMLVVDGLRRAGHGDLARRVSDRFRALCEASGFAENFDALTGEGLRDRAYTWTASVYLLLARAHVADHTPNS from the coding sequence ATGAGCGCCGTCACCGAGTTCTCCGTCCACGACATCCCGTTCTCCCACCACGGTTCCTGGTTCGGCATCTCCCCCGTGCTCGGCCAGCACTCCCGGGCCGACGACCTGCACCTCGTTTCGCACCGCACCGGGATGCACGGTGTGCTGCGCCTCGTGCCGGTCGACCCGTCGACCGGGCAGCGGATCGACGCCACGATCCGGGCCACGCCGGCCGTGTTGAGTTGGGAGCACGCCGGTGGGCGTGTCGACCTCGCCTACGACACGCCGGACGCCGTGCGCCTGCGCGGCACCGGGCCGGGTCTGCGGATCGAAGCGGCGGCCAGGGAGCTGACCCCGTTCACCGGAGCCTACTTCTGCCCGGACGCGTCCGGCGGCGGATACACCTTCACCGCCTACGAAACCGGGCGGCGGTACCGGATCACCGTGCTCGCCGGGCAGGTGGCGGAGGTGTTCGGCGCGCAGGCGCTGGGCGCCGCCGAGCGAGGGCTCACGGTCACCGGGGACCCGTGGGAGATCGCGATCGAGGAACTGAGCGGGGTCGGCGCACCCTACCGTGCGGCCCGCGACTTCGAGCAGGTCGTGCGGGCGAGCGCCGACGCCTTCGCCGGATTCGTCGACGCGGTCGCGCCGTGGCGGCGGGACGACACCCCCGCCGCCGAGCTGGCCTGCTACGTGCTGTGGTCGGCCACCGTGGCGCCGGAGGGCTTCCTCGGCCGCCCCGGCGTGCTGATGTCCAAGCACTGGATGGACAAGGTGTGGAGCTGGGACCACTGCTTCAACGCGCTGGCCCTCGCACCTGGCGCGCCGGAGCTGGCCTGGGATCAGTTCTCGGTGATGTTCGACCACCAGGACCCGACCGGCGTGCTGCCCGACTCGGTCACCCATTCCGAGGTGCTGTACAACTTCGTCAAGCCGCCGATCCACGGTTGGGCGCTGGGCGCCCTGCGGCGGCTGCTGGTCGGACGGCTGGGCCGCGACGAGCTGATCGAGGCCTACCACCGGGTGGCCCGCTGGACCGACTTCTGGCTCACCTGCCGGCGTGCGCCCGGCGACGCGCTGCCGCATTACCAGCACGGCAACGACAGCGGCTGGGACAACGCCACCACGTTCGATCCCGAGCGGGTCGTCGTCACCGCCGACCTGGCCGCGTTCCTCGTGTTGCAGCTGCGTGAGCTGGCCGACCTCGCCGCCGAACTCGGCCTGGCCGACGACTCCGCCCGGTGGGACGGCCTGGCCACGACCACTCGGAACGCGCTGCTGGACGAGCTGTGGACCGGCGACCGCTTCTACACCCGCGGTGTCCACACCGGACAGAAGTGGTCCACCGACAGCCTGCTCGACCTGATGCCGATCGTGCTCGGCGAGCACCTGCCCGGCTCGGTCGGCACGGTGCTGGCCGAACGGATCGCCGCGCATCTGACCCCGCACGGGTTGGCCAGCGAGCTGCCCGCGTCGTCGCACTACCGGTCCGACGGCTACTGGCGCGGCCCGATCTGGGCCCCCGCCACCATGCTGGTCGTCGACGGCCTGCGCCGCGCCGGACACGGCGACCTCGCCCGGCGGGTCTCCGACCGGTTCCGGGCGCTGTGCGAGGCATCCGGCTTCGCCGAGAACTTCGACGCGCTCACCGGCGAGGGCCTGCGCGACCGGGCCTACACCTGGACCGCGAGCGTGTACCTCCTGCTGGCCCGCGCCCACGTGGCCGATCACACGCCGAACTCCTGA